In Armatimonadota bacterium, the sequence CTACTACGTCAACTCCCGCGGCCATGTATTCATCGTCTTCACCGACGGCGAAACCAAAGCAGAAGTTCGCAACGAAGCGTTGCAAATGAGGCAGAGTAGCCCCCCTAAGACTTGGCACGCTCTGCCAACCGTCTCGGCGAGGGACAGCGAGCTGATCGGCTACGAGCAGTCTCCCGCCAGCTTCCAGCCGTTTGTGGGAAGCGCTGTGCCCAATCTTGAGAGAGGGATCGTGCTTTCGGACGGCGAAATCCTCCAGGGTGCCTGGCTGGTTCCCGCCCGGATCACTCCCTGGAAGCCCAAGCAACTCGATGTCCAGTTCTTAATCAACTGGCCCGGACGCGATTCTGAACGCACCAACACGTGGACGATCCAACTGGACCACAAAGGCGACTCTCTCCGCCCCGATTGGATGGTAGCTTGCGCGATCGGTCCAATTAACGATGAGGCCGTCCTCAGGGCCGAGCAAAGGCAAGCCGTCCTGCCCGCCAAGCGCTAAGCTCTAACCCAGATGTGGTTGCGCGAGTTTCTCCAGATACTTCGCAACCACATCGTATTCGATATTCACCTTCGAGCCCGCCGTCAGCCGACCAAGGTTTGTGTTCGCCAAGGTATGCGGGATGACCCAAACATCGAACTCATTGCCTTTCGGCTCCACCACCGTCAGCGAAATCCCATTCACCGTGATCGATCCCTTCTCGATGACATACCGTCCCGACGGAATGCGGAAGCGATACACGAACGAGTTCCCTTCTTCCCGAATCGACACCACTTCGCCGACGCCGTCCACATGCCCCTGAACGATATGCCCGCCAAACCGGTCGTTCGCCTGCATCGCTCGCTCCAGATTCACCGCGCTTCCTGCGCCAAGGTCGGCAAAAGCCGTTCGCGAAATCGTTTCCGGCGAGAGTTCAAACTTCAAATGTTCCGGCGAGCTAACCAGCGTAAGACAAACGCCATCGACCGCGATCGATTCGCCCAGCGTCAACCCCTCGACATCGAGGTCCTTCGCGTCGATGAGCAAAACTCCGTCCTGGAGCGAAACGACCTCGCCAACCGCCTGAATGATGCCGGTAAACATGATAGGCCCATAAGTAAACCCTGCAACGGCGCGCCGCGATCAGCGTAAAATCCTTACAGACTTCATGCTTTTTGGCAATAAGGCTGAACAATATCCGCACCTGGTCGGCTACCTCCGCGAAACCGAGAACCTCGATCTTTTCAAAGACTTTCATCAACAATGGAGTCGGATCATTCTCGCCTGCGTCGGTGTGCCGTTCCTCATTGGCCTCGCCTTCCACAACTCGATTCCGCTCATCTTGACCCTCATCGTCACCGCCCTCTGCGGCGGCGTAGCCGG encodes:
- a CDS encoding riboflavin synthase, whose translation is MFTGIIQAVGEVVSLQDGVLLIDAKDLDVEGLTLGESIAVDGVCLTLVSSPEHLKFELSPETISRTAFADLGAGSAVNLERAMQANDRFGGHIVQGHVDGVGEVVSIREEGNSFVYRFRIPSGRYVIEKGSITVNGISLTVVEPKGNEFDVWVIPHTLANTNLGRLTAGSKVNIEYDVVAKYLEKLAQPHLG